The following is a genomic window from Caldilineales bacterium.
CCGGGCCTACAAACCAGCGCCGGGCGCCGCGGGTGACGCCGCGGGTGAGTCGCTGTCCCAGGCTGTTTACCAGTACCTGGCCATGGCGCGCAGGGCGCTCGGTCGTAAGCGTTGGCATGCGATGATCTCGGTGCAGGCGGCGTAGCCGCAATCGGGGCAGGTTTCGTCAGAGGCGCGACAGCAGAAGGACTCGCCATCGACGTCGGCCACAATCGCCGAGGCCAGCCGGCGCGGCCAGTTGCCCGATTTGAGCGCCAGCAACCCGGCGCGGGAGTTGAGCACCGGTAGCCCGGCCCGGATGCAGGCCAGCAGCCGATCGATGAGGGGAGCGCGCTCGCCGGCGTCCAGGAACAGCTCGTCGCGACCGTAGTAGGGCGTGTGGAAGTAGAACATGACGCCGATCACCGGCAAGCGCGTATCCCGCACCCAGCGCAGGAACGGCTCGACGCCGGCGGCGGTGGCACGGTCGATCACGTAGATGATGGCGACCCTGCCATGCTCACCCGCCCGCACGGCCCGCTCCACCGCCTGGAAGTGCGGGCCGCGACGCTGCTCGAACACGCCCGGCAGCCCGTCCATGCTCACCCACACCAGGTCGGCTGATGTCTTCAGCCCACAGGTGCCGTTGGTGTAGATGTGGATGTGGAAGAAGCCGATGCGCCGGGCCTCGGTCACCAGGTCTTCGAGCCGATGGTCGCCATCGCGCCACAACATCGGTTCCCCGCCGCTGAAGTATAATTCGCGGAAGCCCCGCTGCCAGGCGCTGTGCATGGCGGCCAGCACCTGTTCCCATGTCATCGCTGGCCGGCCGGTGTTGGCCACCCGGCAGCCCCGGCAATGCAGATTGCAGCGGTCGGTCACGGCAATGCCGTAGACGAGAGGCTCCGGCCGCCGCAGCACGGCAAAGCGCCAGGTGAAAGGTAGGTAAAAACGGAGCCTTGTCCACATAGCGACGTCTTCCAGTTTCGTAAGATAGTTTACCACAAGACGGATGCAAAGCCAAGCCCTCACCCCATTTTCGATGCCCACACCGGCAACTGGACCCCCCTTCGATGCTGATCTACATCGACCTCGAACACCCCACCGTCCGCGATGACCCCGTCCTCGGCCCCGCCCACTGGCAGAAGCGGCTGCAGCAGAAGCTGCGCTTCGAAGAGCTATCGGGCCGGCCGTGCTTGCTGTTGCGCTATGAGCTGGCGCTGGCCGGCTGGGTGGAGCGGTTGCGGCCGGCGGCCGTGTTGCTCAGCGGGATGATGACGGAGTGGGATCGCTATGAATCCGGCTGGCTCGATGGCATCCTGGCCCTGATCCGGGGGTGGGAGAAGCCGATGATCGGCTTCTGCGGTGGGCATCAGCTCATCGCCCACGCCTACGGCGCCGAGGTGGGGCCGATGCGGGCGCTGGCCGGCCAGGAGGCGGACGCGCGGCCGGAGTTCGGGGCGGGGCTGTTCAAGGAGGATGGCTTCCTGCCGGTGCGGGTCGTGGCCGGGGATGCGCTGTTTGCCGGGTTGCCGGCTGAGATCAGCGTGCGGGAGGAGCATTATTGGGAGGTGAAGGGGCTGCCGGCCGGGTTCGTGCGGCTGGCCGAGTCCGAAAACTGCCGTATCCAGGCCATCCGCCACCAGCAACGCCCACTATTCGGCACGCAATTCCATCCTGAACGCTATGACGACGCCCATCCCCAGGGGCGGCAACTGCTGTTGAACTTTTTTCGCCTGCTCGATTGCTGAGCGACCTACAAGGAGAGAACCATGACGACCCTCATCGATTGGACGCGCACCGTCCTGACCACCACCCCCCGGCGCTGGCTCGACCTGACCGCCAACCTGCCCGCAGAACTCCTGACCCGCGCGCCCGCGGCGGGCGAATGGTCGGCACTGGAGTGCCTGCAACATCTGGTGGACACCGAGCGTTGGGTGTTCCCGGCGCGGGTGGGCCATCTACTGGCGGGCCGGGATTTCCCCGCCTTCGATCCCGATAGCCAGGGTGCGAAGCCGGAGGCGACGATGTCCCCGGCTGATCTGGCGTGGGAATTTGCCGACCTGCGGGATCAGGGTCTGGCGGCGCTGGATGTGGTGACGCTCGCCGACCTGGAGCGCCGCGCCCGCCACGCTGAGTTGGGCGTCGTCACCCTGGCCGAGTTGCTGCACGAGTGGGCCGGCCACGACCTGATGCACACGGTGCAGGCCGAGCGCGCCCTGATGCAACCGTTCATCGCCGGTTGCGGGCCGTGGCAGCCGTATTTTGCCGACCACTGGATCAAGCCGTGATCAGGTTCGTTTGGTTGGCGGAGGGAGAATCAGGGCGATGATCGGATGGATTCGTCGCCCGATTCGTCGCCCGATTCCTCGCTTTCCGTGCGCTCCATTTCGGCAATGAGTTGGCCGCCGTAGTGATGCTGGCGTTGGTTGAGGATGTAACGGACGACGCTTGGCAGGGACCTTTTGGCAAATGAGAGGACGCCATAGCCTTCTTGCCAGGCAAACGGGAGTTTGTAGGGCGAGACATGGGTGACCCAATGGGAAC
Proteins encoded in this region:
- the tnpA gene encoding IS200/IS605 family transposase, whose protein sequence is MAYWQLYYHVVWTTKLRQPLITPELEADLHQYLRGKAIELGAIVHAVGGIEDHVHAALSIPPRLAIATHIGQLKGASSHWVTHVSPYKLPFAWQEGYGVLSFAKRSLPSVVRYILNQRQHHYGGQLIAEMERTESEESGDESGDESIRSSP
- a CDS encoding radical SAM protein, which codes for MWTRLRFYLPFTWRFAVLRRPEPLVYGIAVTDRCNLHCRGCRVANTGRPAMTWEQVLAAMHSAWQRGFRELYFSGGEPMLWRDGDHRLEDLVTEARRIGFFHIHIYTNGTCGLKTSADLVWVSMDGLPGVFEQRRGPHFQAVERAVRAGEHGRVAIIYVIDRATAAGVEPFLRWVRDTRLPVIGVMFYFHTPYYGRDELFLDAGERAPLIDRLLACIRAGLPVLNSRAGLLALKSGNWPRRLASAIVADVDGESFCCRASDETCPDCGYAACTEIIACQRLRPSALRAMARYW
- a CDS encoding gamma-glutamyl-gamma-aminobutyrate hydrolase family protein (Members of this family of hydrolases with an active site Cys residue belong to MEROPS family C26.), giving the protein MLIYIDLEHPTVRDDPVLGPAHWQKRLQQKLRFEELSGRPCLLLRYELALAGWVERLRPAAVLLSGMMTEWDRYESGWLDGILALIRGWEKPMIGFCGGHQLIAHAYGAEVGPMRALAGQEADARPEFGAGLFKEDGFLPVRVVAGDALFAGLPAEISVREEHYWEVKGLPAGFVRLAESENCRIQAIRHQQRPLFGTQFHPERYDDAHPQGRQLLLNFFRLLDC
- a CDS encoding DinB family protein; the encoded protein is MTTLIDWTRTVLTTTPRRWLDLTANLPAELLTRAPAAGEWSALECLQHLVDTERWVFPARVGHLLAGRDFPAFDPDSQGAKPEATMSPADLAWEFADLRDQGLAALDVVTLADLERRARHAELGVVTLAELLHEWAGHDLMHTVQAERALMQPFIAGCGPWQPYFADHWIKP